One region of Juglans regia cultivar Chandler chromosome 4, Walnut 2.0, whole genome shotgun sequence genomic DNA includes:
- the LOC109016986 gene encoding eukaryotic translation initiation factor 4G-like isoform X2 produces the protein MSHNQYRSDKSETTQYRKPDRRSASSNQQRSSSGAYGKGGGPAPSPSYHLSSNRSVKKNNNNAQGGGQSRASLPTFNSSSLESSNASTPLGTVVQNGSHVQPQHASDVPTTSTAAKPTELLAPQRSTRAVPKPPTSQSASVNCDSTAPTTPAKAPGDASKAFPFQFGSISPGCMNGMQVPARTSSAPPNLDEQKRDQARHDSFRSVAPLPAPPAPKQLPRKDVGPVIQANTGEAHSVPKVKKDVQVSPPQPASQPQKPSVHTMTGMPMQMPFHQPQVPVQFRGPNQQIQSQGMTAASLQMPLNLPLSMGNAPQMQQPMYLPSLQHLPMQTQGLIHQAQGLSFPTQMGPQLGNMGISMTPHYPQQQGGSYGGPRKTPVKITHPETREELKLDKRADSYSDVGSAGPRSHPNVHPQSQPIPSYAPSHPISFYPPNSYNASSIFYPPQSSVPLTSSQIAASSQASRFNYPATQGPQNMTFVNPSAHNPIPVNKIGTQMHGVADPPNLERSRDVHNIISSPPLTTVPITVKPITGPSNGEKVGDSLLPNCSHGVEKGESPKHVRPSGEANLSHPQRDSQRFPEVSLWQMKTSSESLVSKSLPVATKQSAAVSDASSSDGLVPDHLSLVSGSPSEESALVVPNNEGRRRETLGRSNSIKDHQKKPDKKGYIQPQHQVASQSISTSNFPSRALEHGISSNGGVSGAVLAKTTTTHANSEGVSSLQQSLPSVGDATHDASELKVDSVGEDSTSVSSQICGARIILDTSETVHHARPDEQLDQETMGIDEQGESRLLEGSKQDNIGSEISSEPILLKSQENIKQIVGEQSGQDSGLKAITTNDEVLTSKTVQRGLDEPVRCHTEIDRTTDKLDGGSPHGERSLYLDAFSSRSDSVGSSEVVAICGISDQLSAYIPTPDIVEATSKHEGEGVENIDGLVSFGASGAKDKPISDLNRAKGAGKGKKKRKEFLQKADAAGLTSDLYNAYKGPEEKKETVASTETAESTSSNVHVKEAPTDAVELDAPASEKSGLEKAEPDDWEDAADISTPKLEVLDDGQQIHGILDNHDKDGVGTMTKKYSRDFLLIFSEQCTDLPHGFEITADIAEAVMSGGFNSSHLVERDSYPSPRPSGGSRIDRHGSGMMGEDRWSKVPGNFGSGRDVRLDSGHGVNAGFRPGSGGNYGVLRNPRVQTPVQYPGGILHGPSMGPQGGMSRNSPDADRWLRPTSIQQKGLIPSPQTPLLMMHRAEKKYEVGKVTDEEEAKQRQLKGILNKLTPQNFEKLFEQVKAVKIDNAVTLTGVISQIFDKALMEPTFCEMYADFCSHLAVELPDFNEDNEKITFKRVLLNKCQEEFERGEREQEEANKADEEGEIKQSAEEREEKRVKARRRMLGNIRLIGELYKKKMLTERIMHACIQKLLGQSQTPDEEDVEALCKLMSTIGEMIDHPRAKQQMDAYFDRMKRLSTNLNLSSRVRFMLKDAMDLRKNKWQQRRKVEGPKKIDEVHRDAAQERQAQSSRLSRGSSINQSARRTPMDFAPRSTLLSPPNAQLGGFRGPSTPVRGLGIQDVRLEDRQSHDTRMLSVPLPQRPSLDDSITLGPQGGLGRGMSIRGPPSMPSTPVADVSPGSTDFRRMAAGLNGYSTLPERTTYGTREDLAPRFIPVRFVAPAAYEPSSSQERNVSYGNRDPRNPDRSSDRSLAISPPARGQGTAFPQNVPSEKVCPEERLRDKSMAAIKEYYSARDEKEVELCVKELDSPSFHPSMVSLWVADSLERKDMERDLLAKLLIYLSKSGDGVLSQAQLIKGFESVLTTLEDAVNDAPRAPEFLGHIFAKVITENVIPLREIGLLIHKGGEEPGHLLEVGLAADVLGSTLEVIKSEMGDSVLNEIRASSTLRFEDFLPPDPYRSRKLEKFIKGEI, from the exons ATGTCCCATAATCAATATAGGTCGGATAAGAGCGAGACGACACAGTACAGGAAACCCGATAGGCGATCCGCAAGCTCCAACCAGCAGCGGAGTTCCTCAGGAGCTTACGGCAAGGGCGGCGGGCCCGCCCCTTCTCCGTCCTACCATCTATCCTCCAACCGCAG TGTtaagaagaataataataatgcacAAGGAGGAGGTCAATCCAGGGCAAGCTTGCCCACTTTCAATTCGTCATCATTGGAGTCTAGTAATGCTTCTACGCCGCTTGGTACCGTAGTACAGAATGGTTCCCATGTACAGCCCCAACATG CATCTGATGTGCCGACTACAAGCACAGCTGCCAAGCCGACTGAGTTGTTGGCTCCTCAGAGAAGCACCCGAGCAGTTCCAAAGCCTCCGACTTCTCAATCTGCCTCTGTGAACTGTGACTCAACAGCTCCTACGACACCTGCAAAGG CCCCTGGAGATGCGTCTAAGGCATTCCCCTTTCAGTTTGGGTCCATAAGTCCTGGTTGCATGAATGGGATGCAG GTTCCTGCTAGAACTAGCTCAGCACCCCCAAATTTGGATGAACAGAAACGAGATCAg GCACGCCATGATTCTTTTAGATCTGTAGCTCCGTTGCCAGCTCCTCCTGCACCTAAGCAGTTACCGAGAAAGGATGTCGGTCCTGTAATCCAAGCTAATACTGGGGAGGCTCATTCAGTGCCCAAGGTCAAAAAGGATGTGCAAGTCTCACCTCCACAACCAGCAAGCCAACCACAGAAGCCTTCTGTTCATACCATGACTGGGATGCCCATGCAAATGCCATTTCACCAGCCACAGGTTCCTGTGCAATTCAGAGGCCCCAACCAACAGATTCAATCCCAGGGCATGACAGCTGCTTCACTTCAAATGCCATTGAATTTACCTTTGTCCATGGGAAATGCACCCCAAATGCAACAGCCTATGTATCTTCCCAGTCTCCAACACCTTCCTATGCAGACACAAGGTCTTATTCATCAAGCCCAGGGCTTGAGTTTCCCAACTCAAATGGGTCCTCAGTTGGGCAATATGGGAATCAGCATGACTCCACATTATCCCCAGCAGCAGGGGGGAAGTTATGGTGGTCCTCGTAAAACTCCTGTCAAGATTACTCATCCAGAGACACGTGAAGAGTTAAAGCTTGATAAACGGGCAGATTCCTATTCAGACGTCGGGTCAGCTGGTCCTAGGTCTCACCCTAACGTGCATCCTCAATCACAACCTATTCCATCATATGCACCTTCTCATCCCATTAGCTTTTATCCTCCCAATTCTTACAATGCCAGCTCTATATTTTATCCACCCCAGAGTTCTGTTCCTTTGACAAGTAGCCAGATAGCAGCCAGTTCTCAAGCTTCAAGATTTAACTATCCAGCTACACAGGGTCCCCAAAACATGACTTTTGTGAATCCATCGGCTCATAATCCCATACCTGTAAATAAGATTGGGACCCAAATGCATGGTGTTGCAGATCCACCAAACTTGGAACGTTCTCGTGATGTACATAACATAATCTCCTCTCCTCCATTGACAACAGTACCAATTACAGTTAAGCCAATCACTGGCCCTTCTAATGGAGAAAAGGTTGGAGACTCATTGCTGCCAAATTGCTCACATGGTGTTGAAAAGGGTGAATCTCCAAAACATGTGAGGCCATCTGGGGAAGCTAACTTGTCACATCCTCAAAGGGACTCTCAGAGGTTTCCAGAAGTCTCTTTGTGGCAGATGAAAACTAGCTCTGAATCATTGGTCTCCAAGTCATTGCCGGTGGCGACTAAACAGTCAGCGGCTGTTTCAGATGCTAGTTCTTCTGACGGCCTGGTACCCGATCACTTATCTTTGGTTTCAGGTTCACCATCCGAGGAATCTGCACTAGTTGTGCCCAATAATGAAGGCAGAAGAAGGGAAACCCTTGGTAGGTCAAACTCGATTAAAGATCATCAAAAGAAGCCAGACAAGAAAGGATATATTCAACCACAGCATCAG GTTGCTAGCCAATCTATTTCAACCTCAAATTTTCCTTCTCGAGCTCTAGAGCATGGTATATCTTCTAACGGTGGAGTTTCAGGAGCTGTACTAGCTAAAACAACTACTACGCATGCGAATAGTGAAGGTGTTTCATCATTACAACAATCACTGCCATCTGTTGGTGATGCTACTCATGATGCTTCTGAATTAAAGGTTGACAGTGTTGGAGAGGACTCAACCAGTGTCTCATCTCAGATTTGTGGTGCTCGAATCATTCTTGATACCTCTGAAACTGTTCATCATGCTAGGCCAGATGAACAATTAGACCAAGAAACTATGGGAATAGATGAACAAGGAGAAAGCAGATTGCTTGAAGGGTCCAAACAGGATAATATCGGTAGTGAGATATCTTCAGAGCCTATTTTGTTAAAATCTCaggaaaatattaaacaaattgTGGGAGAACAGTCTGGACAAGATTCTGGTCTGAAGGCAATAACTACAAATGATGAGGTTCTAACTTCAAAGACTGTACAGAGGGGGCTGGATGAACCTGTGAGGTGTCATACAGAAATTGACAGGACAACTGATAAATTAGATGGTGGAAGTCCTCATGGTGAGAGGAGCTTATATTTGGATGCCTTTTCAAGCAGAAGTGATAGTGTAGGCAGTAGTGAAGTTGTTGCAATATGTGGTATATCAGATCAGCTGTCTGCTTATATTCCAACCCCTGATATTGTAGAAGCAACCTCAAAACATGAAGGGGAAGGTGTAGAGAACATTGATGGCTTGGTCTCTTTCGGAGCATCAGGTGCCAAGGATAAACCTATTTCCGATCTGAATAGGGCAAAGGGTGCtggtaaaggaaaaaagaagagaaaagaatttCTTCAAAAAGCTGACGCTGCTGGGTTAACTTCTGATCTTTATAATGCTTATAAGGGCccggaggaaaagaaagaaactgtTGCGTCTACAGAAACTGCCGAGAGCACTTCTTCTAACGTGCATGTGAAGGAGGCACCTACTGATGCTGTTGAATTAGATGCCCCAGCAAGCGAAAAAAGTGGACTGGAAAAAGCTGAACCTGATGATTGGGAAGACGCTGCCGACATATCGACACCAAAATTAGAAGTTTTGGATGATGGACAACAGATACATGGAATACTGGATAATCATGACAAAGACGGAGTTGGAACTATGACCAAAAAGTATTCCAGAGATTTCCTCTTGATTTTTTCAGAGCAATGCACTGATCTTCCACATGGTTTCGAGATTACAGCTGATATAGCAGAGGCTGTGATGAGTGGTGGTTTCAATAGCTCTCATCTTGTTGAACGCGATTCATACCCTAGTCCTAGGCCAAGTGGGGGATCTCGAATAGACCGCCATGGTAGTGGTATGATGGGGGAAGACAGGTGGAGTAAAGTACCTGGTAATTTTGGTTCAGGGCGGGATGTGCGTCTGGATTCCGGCCATGGGGTTAATGCAGGTTTTCGACCTGGATCAGGTGGTAATTATGGTGTTCTCCGGAACCCACGTGTGCAAACACCCGTGCAGTATCCTGGAGGTATCCTCCATGGGCCATCTATGGGTCCTCAGGGCGGAATGTCTAGAAATAGTCCTGATGCTGACAGGTGGTTACGTCCTACCAGTATCCAGCAGAAGGGTTTGATTCCATCCCCTCAGACTCCATTACTAATGATGCACAGAGCTGAGAAGAAATATGAAGTGGGTAAGGTGACGGATGAGGAAGAGGCAAAGCAAAGGCAACTGAAAGGCATTTTAAACAAGCTCACTCCTCAGAACTTTGAGAAACTTTTTGAGCAAGTGAAAGCCGTCAAAATTGACAATGCTGTCACTCTAACTGGTGTCATCTCGCAGATCTTTGACAAAGCTTTGATGGAGCCTACTTTCTGTGAGATGTACGCTGATTTCTGTAGTCATCTGGCTGTGGAGTTGCCTGATTTCAATGAAGACAACGAAAAGATAACTTTTAAGAGAGTACTTCTGAACAAGTGCCAGGAGGAATTTGAGAGAGGGGAAAGAGAGCAAGAAGAAGCTAATAAAGCTGATGAAGAGGGGGAGATTAAACAGTCTGCAGaggaaagagaagagaagagagttAAGGCTCGAAGACGAATGCTGGGTAACATTAGATTGATAGGGGAGTTATACAAGAAGAAAATGTTAACTGAGCGAATAATGCACGCGTGCATACAGAAGTTGTTGGGTCAGTCTCAGACTCCTGATGAAGAAGATGTTGAAGCTTTGTGCAAATTGATGAGTACTATTGGGGAGATGATTGACCATCCCAGGGCCAAGCAGCAAATGGATGCATATTTTGACAGAATGAAGAGGCTCTCTACCAATTTGAATTTATCTTCTAGGGTCAGGTTCATGTTGAAGGATGCTATGGATTTGAGAAAGAATAAATGGCAACAGAGAAGAAAAGTTGAAGGGCCGAAAAAGATTGATGAAGTGCACAGAGATGCTGCTCAAGAACGACAGGCACAATCCAGTAGGTTGAGTCGTGGTTCAAGCATCAACCAGTCAGCTAGAAGGACACCTATGGATTTTGCTCCTAGGTCAACACTATTGTCTCCCCCAAATGCTCAGCTGGGTGGTTTCCGTGGACCATCTACTCCAGTTCGTGGGCTTGGCATTCAGGATGTTCGGTTGGAGGACAGACAATCTCATGACACTAGGATGTTGTCAGTTCCCTTGCCTCAGAGACCCAGTCTTGATGATTCTATTACTTTGGGACCTCAAGGTGGTCTTGGGAGAGGAATGTCAATCAGAGGACCACCGTCAATGCCAAGTACTCCAGTAGCTGATGTGTCTCCAGGCTCCACAGATTTCAGAAGAATGGCAGCTGGTTTGAATGGCTACAGCACTTTACCAGAGCGAACAACTTATGGCACAAGGGAGGATCTTGCTCCAAGATTTATTCCGGTTAGATTTGTGGCTCCAGCTGCTTATGAACCTTCAAGTTCTCAAGAGCGCAATGTGAGTTATGGTAACAGAGACCCAAGGAATCCAGACCGGAGTTCTGATAGATCTCTTGCAATCTCACCACCTGCACGAGGGCAGGGAACAGCTTTTCCTCAAAATGTTCCTTCAGAAAAAGTATGTCCTGAAGAACGCCTTCGGGATAAGTCGATGGCAGCAATTAAAGAATATTACAG tGCCAGAGACGAGAAAGAAGTTGAACTATGTGTTAAAGAATTGGATTCCCCAAGCTTCCATCCGTCAATGGTATCGCTATGGGTTGCAGACTCTTTGGAGAGGAAGGATATGGAAAGGGATCTTTTGGCAAAGCTTCTGATCTATCTTTCTAAGTCCGGGGATGGTGTGTTGAGTCAAGCCCAGCTCATCAAAGG GTTTGAATCTGTTCTGACTACTCTGGAGGATGCCGTAAATGATGCCCCAAGAGCACCAGAATTTCTTGGTCATATCTTTGCTAAAGTCATTACAGAAAATGTGATCCCTTTGAGAGAGATTGGGTTGTTAATACATAAAGGGGGAGAGGAGCCGGGTCATCTTCTAGAAGTTGGGCTTGCGGCAGATGTTCTTGGAAGCACCTTGGAAGTTATAAAATCCGAGATGGGGGATTCTGTCTTAAATGAAATCAGGGCAAGCTCCACTTTGAGGTTTGAGGATTTTCTGCCTCCAGATCCTTACAGGTCAAGGAAGTTAGAGAAATTTATTAAGGGGGAAATTTGA